From the Finegoldia magna ATCC 29328 genome, the window ACCAAGAGCTGTAAAATCAACTCCGTAGACAGATGTCGATTCACCAACTTCAAGCTTAATAACCTTCTTATCGAAATGCTTTTTCAATTCTTCTATATTATCTTGTCCCAAAAACACAACATTGTCTTTCGTATCATAATCAAAAACCTCTTCGTAAACATCCTCGCTGACAATGTATGTAATGTCACTCGCATTTTCATAATCAAAAATACTCTCGTTGTAGTGATCTGCGTGAGAATGAGTCACCACGAAAATCACCTTCTTATCGTTCACATTTTTTGGCAAAGTTCCTTGAAAATAATCGAAAATAATAATCTTGTCTTCAAACTCCAAAGAAAATGAACTGTGGTATATATATCTAATGTTTAATTTGTGTTCCATTAAAATTCCTCCTCGTATATATTTACCCATAAACAGACAATTTACGCAAGTAAATATTCGATAAATTTTATAAAACAACAAATATTTTCACTTGTAGTATAATATTAATAATGAAAGGATGAGTTTATGAAAAAAACTAACGCAATGAGAATACTCGACAAACAAAAAATTGGGTATAAATATATAGAATACTCCGTAGGAGACGATGTGAGTGGCGAAAATGTCGCAAGCAAATTAAATGAGGATGAAGCTTACGTGTTCAAAACACTTGTCACAATTTCCAACACGAATGAAAATTTCGTGTTCGTTGTAGCTGTAAAAGACGAGCTTGACCTCAAAAAGTGTGCGAAAATAGCCGGAGTGAAAAAACTCGAAATGATTCATGTAAAAGATTTATTAAAAACTACCGGCTACATTAGAGGTGGTTGTTCTCCTATCGGAATGAAAACAAAATTTAAGACTTTTATCGACGAGAGTTGTGAAAATAAAGAATATATTTATGTGTCTGGCGGCAAAATCGGTGCGCAAATCAAAATCGCTCCCCAAGATTTGATAAAAATTTGTGATATTACTGTGGCGGACCTTAAAAAGGAGTAAAAATGGATTACGAAAAACAGCTTGAAGCTGTAATTAACTACATTAAAAGCGGAGAAAAACTAAAAGAAGATTTCACTATAGGAATGGAAATGGAACATTTCATCGTAGACAAGGATACTTTGAAGACTGTGTCGTATTTCGGTGATAATGGAGTAGGTGCAACTCTCAGAGAACTTCACAATCATGGATGTGCAGCTTACAAAGAGGGCGATTACATCCTTGGACTTGAAAATGATGATTTGGCAGTGTCGACAGAACCTGGAAGTCAGTTCGAGGTTGCTTTGTCATCGAAGTGGAACATCGACGATTTGAAGGATATTTACATCAAAAATATGAGAAAACTTGTCGAAATTTTCGATAAGAAAAACCAAGCTATGGTGACTTTGGGATATCATCCTGTGACTAAAATCGACGAGATTAAAATCTTGCCTAAGAAAAGATACGATTTTATGTACAAATATTTCAACGAAAGAGGAGACATGGCTCACAACATGATGAAGGGCACTTGTTCTTTGCAATGTAGCATTGACTATTCATCAGAAAAAGATTTCGTTAGAAAATACAAGATTGCCAACTGTTTGTCTCCAGTTTTCTACACATTGTTCGACAACGCATATATTTTCGAAGGAGAGCCTTCAAAAAGTCGTAACATGAGAGAAATCATTTGGGAAAACACAGACACTGACAGATCTGGTATGTATAAGTTTAGCTTCGATGATGATTTGAGCTACAAAAAATACGCCGAACATATTTTGAACACGCCGTTGATTTTCTCAATTGATGAAAACCACGAGCCTTATTATGTCGGAAAGACAACTTTCAAGGAAGTATTTGAAGATGTGAAGGACACTGGTTTGATTTTCCACGCATTATCAATAGTATTTCCAGATGTAAGGGCGAAACGATACATTGAAATCCGAATGATGGACGAAATCAAATATCCACTTAATTTCTCAGCAGTAGCCCTAATCAAAGGATTGTTCTACGACGAGGTTAATTTGGACAAATTATCAGAGCTATTCAAAAACATGACATATGAAAATTGCATGAAAGCAAAACTAGATGCACGTGAAAAAGGACTGGATGCTACATTCATGAATGTAAACATGTTAGAGTTTTGCAAAATGCTTGTGGATATGGCAAAAAATGGACTTCCTGCAAATGAAATCGGATATTTAATTCCACTAGAAGAAATGTTGGAAAAAGGAATGAATCCAAGAGATCAGTTCGAGAAAATTTACAAGGAAAAAGGGCTTCGTGAAGCTGTAGTTGCAAATGAATTAAAATTGGAGGATTTAGATGTATAATGACGAATATTCATTAGAATTATATAAAATAGTACGAGAAGACGAGGACATGTATTACAGGGATTTCGTGGATTTTATCGCCAAAACAAAAGTGTCAAAGGCGATTTATCACGGAGAACCAATCCCTATGACTTACCAAGGTCTTTTCTACAACAAAAGGAATCGCTCAGATTTTGTCTACATTTCAAATATTTTGATGAGCATTACTGATAAAATCACCGAAGAATTTGTGAAAAATCCTGAATATCGTAAAATATTCCAATTGGATCCAACAATTGAAGAGCTAGTGCTTCACGATCCAGGATACGATGTGCCAGTTCCGATTTGTCGCTACGATGTGTTCTACGACGGAGTAAACTACATGCTTTGTGAACTCAACACTGACGGATCATCTGCGATGAACGAAGACAACACACTAGGACAACTTCTTCTTCAAACAAAAGCTATGCAAAAATTCATGGAAAAACACTCAGTCGAAAATATCGACATGTTCACTCCATGGGTTTGGGAAACGGCTGATATGTACAAGAAATACGTATCCGATAAGAAACCAAACATTGCAATCGTGGATAATTTGGAAGTGGGAACTCCAAACGAATTTGACGAATTCAAAAGAGTCTACGAAGAAAATGGATTCAACTGCGAAATCATCGACATCAGAGATTTGGAATACAAAGACGGCAAATTGTGCCACGGAGATTATGTGATAGATTTGGTTTACAGAAGAATCGTGACATTAGAATTGTTAAAAATAAAAGATGAAATCAAACCATTCTTGGATGCGTACATGGACAATGCATTCTTCATGGTAGGATCGTTCAGGTCACAATTGATGCACTCCAAGCTTATATTTGAAATCTTCAGGGACGAACAAACACAAGCGCTACTTAACACTGAAGAAAAGAAATTCATCGACGAACACGTTCCATTTACGAAAAAAATCGAAGAACGTGACGCTTACGAAATCATAATGAACAAGGATAAATACATCTTCAAACCAATTGACGGCTACGCTTCACTTGGAATATACGTTGGCCGCGAAATGAGAGAAGATGATTTGAAAGAAAAACTTCCGGAATTTATCTGCACAGGCTACGTCTTCCAAGAATATTACGATATGAATAAGTGCGAATTCTTAGAATTCGAAGAAAAATCTCCTGTACTCAACAAATTCACACAAGTCGTGGGACTTTTCATCTACAACAAACACTTCATCGCCCCTTACACACGAATCGGAAAAGATAACGTCGTAAGCGGCGCCAGAAAATATTATACAGCACCTAACTTGTTCATAAATGAGTAATTAAAAGCCACATTGTGTGGCTTTTTTTGGTGTGTGAAAATGATTCTTTAATTTTTGCAAATAAAAAAGTTATTTGTAGAATTAAAGCTCGTACTACAAATAACTTTTTTCAACATTTATATATATTTTTCCTATGATCGACTTCTACAACGCAGATTATTAATTTATCGTCATCAATCTCGCAAATAATTCTGTAGTTCGACACTCTGTATCGCCAAAATCCTCTCAAATTGGCTGACAACGCCTTACCTCTTGCACGTGGCTCTTCTAATTGACCTACTTTCTCCATATAATGAATAATCATTTTTTGAATAGGCTTATCGAGTTTTTTCAAGGATTTTAGTGATTTTTCTGAATAAATAACCCTCATATACCCAACTCTTTTTTTACCTCATCATTACTGTAAAATTTCATTTGGTCTTTGTTTAACAGATACTCATTAATTATCTTTTCATCATACTCTTGTTCGATTTTTTCCAATAATGATTCTCTTGCCCAGTCGGATAAAGTTTTGTTTTTTTCTTTTGAAACATTTGTGAAAAGTTCCTTATCCGATTCGCTCAATCTAATCGTTATAGTAGCCATAAAATCACTCCTTTTATTGTGTTACATCGTAACACAATTGTATTATAAATCTTTTACTAAGTCAAGTCTACAGCTCACGACACCATAATTTTTAGTTGTAACTTTTAGCTGTTCATTTGATTTTATTAATTCATCAATCATTTCGGATAAATTATCCCTGAAATTTTCTGCAGTTGTACTTTTCATTGCCTCAACTCTTTCTATTTTTATTATTTCCTATATTATTCTAATACAATGCTGGACTTTTATGCGT encodes:
- a CDS encoding MBL fold metallo-hydrolase → MEHKLNIRYIYHSSFSLEFEDKIIIFDYFQGTLPKNVNDKKVIFVVTHSHADHYNESIFDYENASDITYIVSEDVYEEVFDYDTKDNVVFLGQDNIEELKKHFDKKVIKLEVGESTSVYGVDFTALGSTDMGISVYFEANHLKFFFAGDLNNWVWEEDTEEEKQKMQQDFSKEIDKIGHVDIGFFPVDPRLKERYDLGVNEFVDKCNPKVLFPMHFTKDPTIVDKFIDTHDYEDCKIVNMKKEHDTFQVIIK
- the ybaK gene encoding Cys-tRNA(Pro) deacylase, whose amino-acid sequence is MKKTNAMRILDKQKIGYKYIEYSVGDDVSGENVASKLNEDEAYVFKTLVTISNTNENFVFVVAVKDELDLKKCAKIAGVKKLEMIHVKDLLKTTGYIRGGCSPIGMKTKFKTFIDESCENKEYIYVSGGKIGAQIKIAPQDLIKICDITVADLKKE
- a CDS encoding glutamate--cysteine ligase, with translation MDYEKQLEAVINYIKSGEKLKEDFTIGMEMEHFIVDKDTLKTVSYFGDNGVGATLRELHNHGCAAYKEGDYILGLENDDLAVSTEPGSQFEVALSSKWNIDDLKDIYIKNMRKLVEIFDKKNQAMVTLGYHPVTKIDEIKILPKKRYDFMYKYFNERGDMAHNMMKGTCSLQCSIDYSSEKDFVRKYKIANCLSPVFYTLFDNAYIFEGEPSKSRNMREIIWENTDTDRSGMYKFSFDDDLSYKKYAEHILNTPLIFSIDENHEPYYVGKTTFKEVFEDVKDTGLIFHALSIVFPDVRAKRYIEIRMMDEIKYPLNFSAVALIKGLFYDEVNLDKLSELFKNMTYENCMKAKLDAREKGLDATFMNVNMLEFCKMLVDMAKNGLPANEIGYLIPLEEMLEKGMNPRDQFEKIYKEKGLREAVVANELKLEDLDV
- a CDS encoding type II toxin-antitoxin system RelE family toxin, with product MRVIYSEKSLKSLKKLDKPIQKMIIHYMEKVGQLEEPRARGKALSANLRGFWRYRVSNYRIICEIDDDKLIICVVEVDHRKNIYKC
- the relB gene encoding type II toxin-antitoxin system RelB family antitoxin; this encodes MATITIRLSESDKELFTNVSKEKNKTLSDWARESLLEKIEQEYDEKIINEYLLNKDQMKFYSNDEVKKELGI